One stretch of Strix uralensis isolate ZFMK-TIS-50842 chromosome 17, bStrUra1, whole genome shotgun sequence DNA includes these proteins:
- the GSTT2B gene encoding glutathione S-transferase theta-2B: MGLELYLDLLSQPCRSIYIFARSNNIPFEFKHVELMKGQHRTEEFRKVNILMKVPALKDGSFTLAESIAILLYLARKFKTPDHWYPSDLQKRARVDEYLSWQHVNIRGKGSKLFLTKVLLPLLTGQPLPPEKLESVTEELNIVLNQFEEKFLQDKPFIAGSEVSLADLVALVELMQPVGAGYDLFEERPKLAEWRRQVEEAVGKQLFQEAHEGILNAKNLTADKIAPELLEHFKHQLLKQAS, from the exons ATGGGGCTGGAGCTGTACCTGGACCTGCTCTCGCAGCCCTGCCGCTCCATCTACATCTTCGCCCGGAGCAACAACATCCCCTTCGAGTTCAAGCACGTGGAGCTGATGAagg GGCAGCACAGGACGGAGGAGTTCCGGAAGGTGAACATCCTGATGAAGGTGCCTGCACTAAAGGATGGTTCTTTCACCTTAGCAGAGAG CATTGCAATCCTCCTGTACCTGGCCCGGAAATTCAAGACTCCTGATCACTGGTACCCATCTGATCTGCAGAAAAGGGCTCGGGTTGATGAGTACCTGTCCTGGCAGCACGTCAACATTCGTGGGAAGGGAAGCAAGCTGTTCTTAACTAAG gtgctgctgcctctcctcacaggccagCCACTTCCTCCAGAGAAACTGGAAAGTGTTACTGAAGAGCTCAACATTGTCCTGAACCAGTTTGAGGAGAAGTTCTTGCAGGACAAGCCCTTCATCGCAGGCAGCGAGGTCTCCCTGGCAGACCTTGTAGCGCTGGTGGAGCTCATGCAG CCCGTGGGTGCTGGCTATGACCTGTTTGAGGAGAGGCCGAAGTTGGCAGAGTGGCGCAGGCAGGTGGAGGAAGCGGTGGGGAAGCAGCTCTTCCAGGAAGCCCATGAAGGGATCTTGAACGCCAAGAACTTGACTGCCGATAAGATTGCACCCGAACTGCTGGAGCATTTCAAGCACCAGCTCCTCAAGCAGGCCAGCTAG